The following DNA comes from Microbacterium terregens.
GTGGGTTCTGATCACCGGGACGAACGGGAAGACGACCACGACACGGCTGGCTGCCACCATGATGGTCGAGGGCGGGCTGCGTGCCGCCCCCGTCGGCAACATCGGCACCCCCGTGCTGGACGCCGTGCGCGACCCGGCCGGTTTCGACGTGCTGGTCGTGGAGCTCTCCAGCCACCAGCTCTGGTACCTGGGGCTGCAGACCGGCCCCGACCCCGTCTCGCCCTACGCCAGCGTCTGCCTGAACCTGGCCGACGACCACCTCGAATGGCACGGATCGGCCGAGGCGTACCGCGATGCCAAGGCGCACGTCTACGATCACACCCGCGTGGCGTGCGTGTACAACAAGGCGGATGCCGCGACGCGAGCGATGGTCGAGGACGCCGAGGTGGTCGAGGGCGCACGCGCGATCGGGTTTGATCTCGGTGTGCCCGGGCCGAGCGATCTGGGCGTGGTGGACGGGATCCTCATCGATCGCGCCTTCCTGGCCGACCGGCACACGAGCGCGCTCGAGCTGACCACCGTGGCCGAGCTCGCGGCGGACGGCCTGGCGGCCCCGCACCTCGTCGCCGACATCCTCGCTGCCGGTGCGTTGGCCCGGTCTCTGGATGTCTCCCCGGCAGCGATCCGCGAATCGCTGCGCGGATTCCGCCTCGACCCGCACCGCATCGAGGTCGTCGAGGTGGTGGAGGGGGTGACCTGGGTCGATGACTCGAAGGCGACGAATCCGCACGCCGCGGCATCCTCCCTCGCTGCGTACCCCGGCGCGGTCTGGGTCGTCGGGGGGATGCTGAAGGGTGTGGACATCTCCGAGCTCGTCACCGCGCGCGGTGGCGGCGCGAAGGCCGCGATCGTCATCGGCGCGGACCGGACGGCCGTGGTCGCGGCGTTCTCGCGACACGCGCCCGCAGTTCCCCTGTTCGAGGTGGACCCCGATGAGACTGAAGAGATCATGGCGCAGGTTGTCGAACTGGCGGCCGGGATCGCTCGTGCCGGGGACGTCGTACTGCTCGCCCCCGCCGCGGCATCCTTCGACCAGTTCAGCTCCTACGCCGACCGTGGCCGTCGATTCGCCGCCGCGGTGAGAGAGCGGATCGGAAGGGGCAGCGGTGACGACCACGACTCCCAGACCGACCCCGCAGCAGACCCGCCCTCCGCAGATCGAGCCTGACCAGCCCGCACGCCGCGGACTTGCGGCCCGGGTGTCCCTCGGCCGGGTGTTCGCTCCCGTCCCGAGCGAATTCCTGCTGATCGCCTCTACCGCGCTGCTGCTGACCGGCTTCGGCCTGGTGATGGTGCTGTCTGCCACCTCGGCGACCGCGACCGCCGCGGGCGACCCCCCGTACGAAGCGGCGATCAAGCAGGCCGTGTTCGCGGTGATCGGCATCCCGATGATGTTCATCGCGAGCCGCCTGCCGATCAGCTTCTGGAAGCGCGCGGCCTGGCCGGCCCTCATCGGCGCCGTCCTGTTCCAGCTGCTCGTCTTCGTGCCCGGTCTGGGTGTCGAAGCCAACGGCAACCGCAACTGGATCATGATCGCGGGCATCCAGTTCCAGCCCGCGGAGTTCCTCAAGCTCGGACTCGCCCTCTGGATGGGCTACGTGCTGTTCCGCAAGCGGACGCTGCTCGGGCTGTGGCGCCACGTCTTCATTCCGGTCGTCCCGGTCGGCGCCCTCGTGATCGCGACGGTCCTCGCCGGCAGCGACCTCGGCACCGCGATGATCCTGGTCCTGATCCTGCTCGGGGCGCTGTTCTTCTCCGGCGTCAAGCTGCGGATCTTCATCCTGCCTCTGATCGTCTCGGTCGGAGCCGTCGCAGCCCTCGCCGTGACCAGTCCCGACCGCATGCGGCGCATCATGAGCTTCCTGGACCCCGATTGCCTCGCGGACTACTTCAACAGCTGCTACCAACCGCTGCACGGCATCTGGGGGCTGGCGGGTGGCGGCGTCTTCGGCTTGGGTCTGGGCAACTCCAAGGAGAAGTACGACTGGCTGCCGGCGGCGGCCAACGACTACATCTTCGCGATCGTCGGCGAGGAGCTCGGCCTTATCGGCTGCGCGGTCGTCCTGGCCCTCTTCGCGCTCTTCGCGGTCGGCGCCTTCCACGTCATCCGCAAGACGGACGACCCCTTCGTGCGGATCGTCTCGGGCGCCATCACGGTGTGGATCGTCGGTCAGGCGCTGATCAACATCGGCGTCGTGCTGCGGGTGTTCCCGGTGCTCGGCGTGCCGCTGCCCTTCATGTCGCAGGGCGGCACATCCCTCGTGTCGGTGCTCCTGGCCTCGGGCGTGCTGCTCTCGTTCGCGCGCACCCTGCCCGCGGCGGAGGCCCGGCGGCAGGCTGCCATCGAACGCGCGGCCGCGCGCCGGCAACGCGCCGCCGCCCCTGCTCGCGCGCGGTGACCGGGGTTCCGGCATCTGCCGACGGGTAAACTTGCCCGGTGACGACGTACCTTCTTGCCGGTGGTGGCACTGCCGGGCACGTCAACCCGCTGTTGGCGGTGGCCGATGCCCTCCGAGCCCGCAACTCCGGCGACCGCATCCTCGTGCTCGGCACCCGCGAGGGCCTGGAGGCGCGCCTGGTCCCGGAACGCGGCTACGATCTGCTGCTCGTGGACAAGGTGCCCTTCCCCCGCCGCCCCGACCGAGCCGCCGCCACCTTCCCGCTGCGCTTCCGCGGAGCGATCGCGCAGGTCCGCTCGCACATCCGCGAACACGGTGTCGATGTGGTCGTGGGTTTCGGAGGCTACGCGTCCGCACCCGCCTACGTCGCGGCGCGCAACGCCCGCGTGCCCGTCGTCGTCCATGAGGCCAATGCGAAGCCCGGCATGGCCAACGTGCTCGGGGCTCGCCGCGCGGCCGCGGTCGGCGTCGCGTTCGAAGGCACGCGGCTCAAGGGCGGCCGTGTCGTCGGGATGCCCCTGCGCCGCGAGATCGTCGACCTCGATCGTGCCGCGCTGCGCGCCGAGGCGGCAGCGCACTTCGGGCTCGACCCGGTGCGGCCGACCCTTCTCGTGTTCGGCGGATCCCTCGGCGCGCAGCGCCTGAACGAGGCATTCTCCGACGCCTGGCGCGACGTGCTGGATGCCGGCTGGCAGCTGGTCCACGTCACGGGGGAGCGATCGGATCTGCCCGACCCCGGCGCCGCCGGCTACGCCGTTCGTCGCTACGTCGACCGGATGGACATGGCGTTCGCGCTGTGCGATCTGATCGTCTCCCGCGCCGGCGCCGCCACGGTCAGCGAGATCAGCGCACTCGGAATCCCGGCTGTCTACGTGCCCTACGCGGTCGGCAACGGGGAGCAGACGCTCAATGCCGCATCCGCGGTGTGCGCCGGCGCGGCGGTCCTGATCCCGGACGGGGAGTTCACCGCCGACCGGATCCGCGCACAGATCATTCCGCTCCTGGCCGATGCGGCGCGACGGACGGCGATGACGGATGCCGCGGCATCCGTCGGCACGCGCAACGGCGCCGAGAACGTCGTGGCTCTGATCGACGAGGCGCTCGCCCGCCGTCCTTAGCGCCCGATCGGGTGTGCATGCGAGCGATGATCGGCCGGGCCGAGGGGAGGCCAGCGCGCCGACGGCCGCCCCTCAGGCAGCCAACTTAGGATGAACGAGTCATGATCAGACCCGACCTCAGCCTTCCCCTTCCCGAGCGCATCGAAGCCGCGCATTTCATCGGCATCGGTGGGTCGGGCATGTCAGGGCTCGCCCGGATGTTCCTCGACCGCGGCATCCGCGTGTCCGGTTCGGACCGCGCCGAGAGCCAGGCACTGCGAGAGCTTGCCGACCTCGGCGCGACGGTGCACGTGGGGCACGATGCCGCCAACCTCGGGGATGCCGACACCGTCATCCACACCGGTGCGATCTGGCCCGAGAACCCCGAGTTCGTCACGGCGAAGGAGCGGGGGATGCCGGTCATCCATCGCTCGCAGGCTCTGCACTGGTTGATCGGCGGGCGCAGGCTCGTCTCGGTGGCAGGAGCGCACGGCAAGACGACCTCGACCGGCATGATCGTCACCGCCCTTCAGGCTCTTTCCGAGCGCCCGACGTTCGTCAACGGCGGCGTGATCGCCCAGCTCGGGGCCTCCAGCGCCACCGGATCCGATGACCTGTTCGTCATCGAAGCGGACGAGTCCGACGGGACGTTCCTCCTGTACGACACCTCGATCGCGCTGATCACGAATGTCGACCCCGACCACCTCGACCACTACGGCACGGACGACGCGTTCGTCGATGCCTTCGCGACGTTCGCGAACCGCGCGAGCGAGGCGGTGGTGATCTCCGCGGACGACGCGGGCGCCCGAAACGTCGCAGACCGGCTCACGCACTCCCACGTCCTCACCTTCGGCCAGTCGGAGGGCGCCGACGTGCGCATCACCGACCTGCGCACCGACGGGCCGGTGGCGTTCACGATCAGCCACGGCGCCGCATCCGCGCGAGCCCGCTTGACGCTTCCCGGGGCGCATAACGCGATCAACGCCGCAGGCGCGGTGGCGGTGCTGCTGACGCTGGGGCACGACCTGACGTCATCCGTGCGCGCCGTCGAAGGATTCGAAGGGACGATCCGCCGTTTCGAGCTGCACGGCGTCGCTCGCGGCGTCAGCGTGTTCGACGACTACGCCCACCACCCGACCGAGGTCGCGGCAGCGCTCGTCGCCGCGCGCTCCGTGATCGGCGACGGGCGGATCATCGCCATCCAGCAGCCGCACACCTACTCGCGCACGCAGCAGATGTACCGCGAGTTCGCCGAGGTGCTGGAGGAATACGCCGACCACACGGTGATGCTGGACGTGTTCGGCGCCCGCGAGGATCCGATCCCCGGCGTGACCGGCGAACTGGTCTCCGACGCGTTCGCCGATCCCGCGCATGTGCACTACGTCGCAGACTGGCAGGAGGCGGCCGCCTACACGGCCACCGTCGCCCGGGACGGCGACTATGTCATCACGCTGGGCTGCGGCAACGTCTACCAGATCATTCCGCAGGTGCTTGATGCGCTGGCGCAGACGCCGGCCTCCGCGGACGACGCGGCCTCCGGTCGAGCGGAGTAGCAGACATGCGCCGGCCGACGCCGCTCCCGCCTCCGGTGGATGGATCGACCGAGATCGTCCACCGCACGCCGGCGCGCCGACCCGATGCGGCGCCGCCGACGACGGCCGCGGAGACCGAGGCGGACACACCCCACGTCGAGCCGGCCGAGGAGGAACGGGCGATCGCACCGGTCATCCCGCTGGCGGCGCCGACGTCGATGCAGCGACCGGCCGTGATTCCCACGACGGTTGCCGCCGAGGACGAACCGACGAGTCCCGACGACGGCGCCCCCGTGCGGATCCGGGACGTCTGGGCGGCAGCCCGCGCGCGCAGGAAGGCGCTGCGCGCCGAGATCCGCCGATTCACCGGCCGGCAGCGGCGCAAACGCGCGCTGTGGCTCGGAGGCGCGGCATCCGTCGTCCTGCTCGTCCTGGCGACGCTGGGTGCCGCCTACAGCCCGCTGTTCGCCGTCGAGCACATCCGCGTCGTCGGAGCCCAGCAGCTGGACGCACCGGCCGTCGAGGCCGCCCTGTCCGAGCAGATCGGGACGCCGCTGCCCCTCGTGGACGAGAGCGCGGTCAAGGCCGCGCTCGTGGCGTTCCCGCTCGTAGAGTCCTACACCCTCGAGGGCCGCCCCCCGCATGAGCTGGTGGTGCGCATCGTCGAGCGCACCCCGATCGGCCTCATCCAGACGCGGGCCGGCTTCACGCTGGTGGATGCCGCGGGCGTGGCGCTGTCCACCTCCACGACTCCCGCGCCCGGACGCCCGCTGGTCACGGTCGAGGGCGGCACCGGCACGCCGGCGTTCGAGGCGATCGGCAAGGTGATGCGGTCGCTGCCGGCTTCGATCCTGGTGCAGGTGACCGCCGTCTCCGCCTCCACCCCGGACGATGTCACCCTCACGCTCGGCGGCTCCAACGCGCAGGTCGTCTGGGGGAGCGCCGAGGACTCCGCGCTGAAGGCGCTCGTGCTGGAGACGACGATGGCAGCGCGCCCGCCGGCCTCGGTCAGCGTCTACGACGTGTCCTCGCCCAGCGCGATCGTGGTGCGCTGAGGCTTCTTTTCGCCCGGTTCGACACGGGATACCGCGACACGCCCACGACGCTCCCAGTGGTGCGGTGGGGGCCGCCTACTTTCAGACCAAGGGAATTGCATACCGGGCAATTCTTTATACCTCTACTTGAGGTTGAGGGTTTTCCTTTCAGGTGCAGCACAGACGGAGGCCGGCATGAGCCAGAACCAGAACTACCTCGCGGTGATCAAGGTCGTCGGTGTCGGCGGCGGCGGCGTGAACGCGGTCAACCGCATGATCGATCTCGGTCTGCGCGGTGTCGAGTTCATCGCGATCAACACCGACGCGCAGGCGCTGCTGATGAGCGATGCGGACGTCAAGCTCGACGTCGGTCGCGAGCTCACGAGGGGACTCGGCGCGGGTGCCGACCCCGAGGTGGGTCGGCGCGCGGCCGAAGATCATGCCGAGGAGATCGAGGAGGCGCTGCGGGGCGCCGACATGGTCTTCGTCACCGCCGGTGAAGGCGGCGGCACGGGCACGGGCGGAGCCCCGGTCGTGGCGAAGATCGCGAAGTCGATCGGCGCGCTGACCATCGGTGTCGTCACGAAGCCCTTCTCGTTCGAGGGCCGTCGGCGCCAGAGCCAGGCCGAGACCGGCGTGGCCAAGCTGAAGGAAGAAGTCGACACGCTCATCGTCGTGCCCAACGACCGGCTGCTGGAGATCAGCGACCGCGGCATTTCCATGATCGAGGCGTTCGCGACGGCCGACCAGGTTCTCCTGGCCGGTGTCCAGGGCATCACCGACCTCATCACCACGCCGGGACTGATCAACCTCGACTTCGCCGACGTCAAGTCGGTCATGCAGGGCGCGGGTTCCGCGCTCATGGGAATCGGTTCGGCTCGCGGGGCGGATCGCGCCATCAAGGCGGCTGAGCTCGCCGTCGAGTCCCCGCTGCTGGAGGCGAGCATCGAGGGCGCCCACGGCGTGCTGCTGTCGATCCAGGGCGGGTCCAACCTCGGCATTTTCGAGATCAACGATGCCGCGCAGCTGGTCAAGGAAGCAGCGCACCCCGAGGCGAACATCATCTTCGGAACGGTCATCGACGACACGCTCGGCGACGAGGTCCGCGTCACCGTGATCGCCGCCGGCTTCGACAACGGCCAGCCGACGCTGCGGCTCGACCCGGTCACCTCCTCGCGCGTGCTGCCCCCGCCCGTGATCCCGGCGACTCCCGCCGTGGATGCGGCCAAGGAGCCGGTGCGCGAGAGCGAGCCCGTGCCGGTGGGCGCCGCCGTGCCGGACACCAGCTACGACTCGGCGTTCGGTGACGACGATCTCGACATCCCCGATTTCCTGAAGTAGTCCTCCGGGGCTTGATCACACCATCGTCGAACGGCCGGGAACCTTGACTCTTGCGGAACGGCTGGCGCACGTCGACGCCGGGATCGCCGACGCCGCCCTCGCGGCGGGTCGCGATCCCGGCTCGATCACGCGCATCGTGGTGACGAAGTTCCATCCGGTGTCGCTGGTGCAGGAGCTGTACGCGCTCGGCGTGCGAGACGTGGGCGAGAACCGTCAGCAGGAGTTCAGCGAGAAGGCGCAGAGCGTCGGCGAGCTCGAAGGTCTGCGATGGCACTTCATCGGGCAGGCGCAGACGAACAAGGCGAGGGCGATCCGAGCAGCGGCATCCGTGGTGCATTCCGTGGACCGTGCGAAGATCGCGAACGCTCTTGACTCCGCGGGAGACGATGGCGACCCGGCGCTCGACGTGCTGCTGCAGGTAAACCTGACCGACGACGCGGCGCGCGGGGGAGTGTCACCCGCCGACCTCGAACGCCTCGCCGAGCACGTGGACGGATGCCGCACGCTCCGCCTGCGCGGAGTGATGGCCGTCGCTCCGCTGGGCGAGGAACCCGCACGGGCGTTCGCCCGCCTGTCCGGGTACGCCGATCGGGTGCGCGCGATCGTGCCCGCGGCGACCTGGATCTCGGCCGGAATGACGGCGGATTACGCCGATGCGATCGCCGCAGGCGCGACACACCTGCGGATCGGGTCGGCAATCACGGGCCCGAGGCCCGTGCACGGTTAACCTCAGAACAGACGAGCACACACGGAGGATGCGATGTCGAACCCGCTGAAGAAGACAATGGTGTACCTGGGCCTTGCTGACGAGGAAGAAGTCTATGACGAGCCCGATCCACAGCCGACGGGACGCAAGTCCGTCACCGCACTCGACAAGGCTGCCCCGGTGACGCCGCTGCATCGCCCGACGGTCGTGCGCCAGGTGACCCCCGCAGCGATCAGTGAGATCCTCACGGTGCACCCGAAGCAGTATCGAGACGCGCAGGTCATCGCCGAGAATTTCCGCGAGGGCATCCCGGTGATCATCAACCTCTCGCAGATGAGCGACGCCGACGCACGACGTCTCATCGACTTCGCGAGCGGCCTGTCGCTGGGGCTCTACGGCCGCATCGAGCGCGTCACGAGCAAAGTCTTCCTGCTCTCGCCGGAGAACGTCGCCGTATCCGGCGATGGCGCCGTCGCGCAGGCCGACCCGGAGTCGGTCCCGTTCGCTCAGTAGCGGTGTGGGGCTCGGCTCTGTGTGGGGTTCCGGCGCACACCACCGGTGCGCTGACGCCCAGCACACACTCCCGGTGTGCTGGCGCGCCCGCTGGTCGCGGCGCTGATACAGTCGTCTTGTGAATATCGTTGGCGCGATCGCCACGATCCTCAACAGCGTCCTCCTGCTCTATGTGCTCGTGCTGCTGGTGCGGCTCGTGCTCGACTGGATACCGTTCTTCAACCGTGAATGGCGCCCGACAGGCGCCGGCCTCGTGGCTGCGGAGCTCGTGTACACAGTCACGGACCCTCCGATCAAGCTCTTCCGCCGTTTCATCCCGCCGCTTCGCGTGGGTGGAATCGGCATCGACTTCGGTTTCACACTCACGATGCTGCTCTGCTTCGTCCTGCTCGCGGTGACGCGGACGCTCGCGGGCTAATTCCCGCGCGGCTATGCTTGCCTGTACGAACGCCGCAGATCGGCGGAGCGGCCCCCGACATCGGCTAGCGCCCAGACGCTCGAAAGAGGAATCACCATGGCATTGACCCCCGATGACGTCGTCACCAAGCAGTTTCAGCACGTCCGGTTCAAGGAGGGTTTCGACCCCGATGAGGTGGACGACTTCCTCGACGAGATCGTCGTGGAGTGGCGCAAGTCCATCGCCGAAGCGGACGAGCTGAGGGCCAAGCTCGCCGCCTACGAATCCGGTGCCGAGGCACCTTCCGCCCCCGTTGCGGTCATCGAGCAGGCGCCCGCCGCTCCTGTCGCCGAGGTCATCGAGGTCGGTCAGGGCAGCACTGCTCCCGCGGCCGCCAGCGCAGGCATCATCGAGCTCGCTCAGCGCCTCCACGACGAGCACGTCGCCGAGGGCATCGCCCAGCGTGACAAGCTCATCGCCGACGCGCAGGCGCAGGCGGCGACGATCGTCTCGGATGCCGAGACCAAGGGTCGCGAAGAGATCGCCCGCCTCGACAAGGAGCGCTCGATCCTCGAGAACCGCATCACCGAGCTGCGCAACTTCGAGCGGGACTACCGCGCCCAGCTGCGCGGATACATCGAGGGCAAGCTCCGCGACCTCGAGACCACGGGCACGACGTCGGGTTCCACCCCGGTGTCTGCCATCGGCCTCTAAGCCGGCCTTTTGACAGGCCGAGCCCCCCTTCGCAAGGCGGCGGCCGGCACCATCATCGCGCTTCTCGCGGTGCTGGTGCTGGCCGCCGACCAGTTCTCGAAGTACCTCGCGATTCAGAACCTGCCGCCCCAGCAGGCGGTCGAGGTGCTGGGCGACTTCCTGAGCTTCTACCTGGTGCGCAATCCCGGTGCCGCCTTCTCGCTCGGCGAGGGCGTCACGTGGATCTTCACCATCGCTCTGGCGGCCGTGGCCGCGGTGATCGTGTGGCTGGCGGTCACACGAGTCCGCTCCCCGTGGTGGGCGGTCGTGCTGGGGCTCCTGCTCGGCGGAGTGCTCGGCAATCTCACCGATCGCACGTTCCGCGAGCCGGGCTTCGCGGTCGGTCACGTGATCGACTTCATCAACACCCCGTGGATGTGGTTCTGGACGAACCCGGCGATCTACAACGTCGCCGACATCTTCATCGTGACGATGATGATCGGCGTGGCACTCCTCGTGCTCGTCGGGCTGCACCTGGACGGCACCCGCGACGCGCGCAAGGACGACGAGACGCTGCTCGGCGAAGGGGATGAAGTCCCGCCCGGTGGAGGTGTCGTCGGATTCGAGGGCGAGGAATTTCCCCTGGCCGATCCGGATGCCGGTGCGCCACGGGCCCGCGAGCCACGCCGTGACGCGGACGGCTGACATGGAGTCCCGGAGTCTCCCCGTGCCGGAGGGGCTGGACGGCACGCGGGTGGATGCCGCTCTGGCCAAGATGCTGGGCTTCTCGCGCACCTTCGCCGCCGAAGTGGCCGAGGCCGGTGGTGTCGCGATGGACGGCCGGGAGATGGCGAAGTCGGATCGACTGCGGGCGGGCTCGTGGCTCGAGGTGTCGTGGACGCCGAAGGAAGGCCCGCGCGTCGTCGCACTGGCCGTGCCGGACCTCGGGATCGTGTACGAGGACGACGACATCGTCGTCGTCGACAAGCCCACGGGCGTCGCCGCGCATCCCTCGCTCGGCTGGGAGGGCCCGACGGTGCTCGGAGCACTCGCGGCCGGCGGCATCCACACCGCGACGACCGGAGCCGCCGAGCGGCAGGGCATCGTCCACCGGCTCGACGTCGGGACGAGCGGGCTGATGGTCGTCGCGAAGTCCGAGGGTGCATACACCGCTCTCAAACGCGCTTTCAAGGAGCGCGAGGTCGAGAAGATCTATCACACCGTGGTGCAGGGACACCCCGATCCGCTGGCGGGGACGATCGACGCGCCCATCGGGCGGCATCCCTCGCATTCGTGGAAGTTCGCCGTCACACCCGACGGCAAAGACTCGGTCACGCACTACGAGACGCTGGAGGCGTTTCCGCGCGCGGCGTTGCTGGAGATCCACCTGGAGACCGGCAGAACTCACCAGATCCGCGTTCACATGGCCGCACACCGGCATCCGTGCGTCGGCGATCCGCTCTACGGGAGCGATCCGACCCTGGCCGCCCGGCTGGGCCTGACCCGGCAGTGGCTGCACGCGCGGGAGTTGTCGTTCGCGCACCCTGCGACCGGCGATTGGGTGACGTTCACATCCGAGTACCCGGACGATCTCGCGCACGCACTCGAGGTGCTCCGCGACGAGTAGCGGCGAGGTGCGCGTCCGGGGTGAGACGCCGCCTCCTTCCGGACGCGAGTGCGGCGTGCTCGGGGCCGGTCGTCGGTGGCCGCGGGTAGTCTCGACAGGTGTCAGCAGATTCCTTCGTTCACCTTCATGTGCACAGTGAATACTCGATGCTCGATGGCGCGGCGCGTGTCAAACCGCTGATCGACGAAGCCACCAAGCAGGGGATGCCGGCGATCGCCGTCACCGACCACGGGAACACGTTCGGCGCCTTTGACTTCTACAAGACCGCGACCGAGGCCGGCATCAAGCCGATCATCGGTATGGAGGCGTACGTCACGCCCGGGACGCATCGAGCAGACAAGGCGCGCGTGCGGTGGGGGAGTCCCGACCAGAACGACGACG
Coding sequences within:
- the murC gene encoding UDP-N-acetylmuramate--L-alanine ligase produces the protein MIRPDLSLPLPERIEAAHFIGIGGSGMSGLARMFLDRGIRVSGSDRAESQALRELADLGATVHVGHDAANLGDADTVIHTGAIWPENPEFVTAKERGMPVIHRSQALHWLIGGRRLVSVAGAHGKTTSTGMIVTALQALSERPTFVNGGVIAQLGASSATGSDDLFVIEADESDGTFLLYDTSIALITNVDPDHLDHYGTDDAFVDAFATFANRASEAVVISADDAGARNVADRLTHSHVLTFGQSEGADVRITDLRTDGPVAFTISHGAASARARLTLPGAHNAINAAGAVAVLLTLGHDLTSSVRAVEGFEGTIRRFELHGVARGVSVFDDYAHHPTEVAAALVAARSVIGDGRIIAIQQPHTYSRTQQMYREFAEVLEEYADHTVMLDVFGAREDPIPGVTGELVSDAFADPAHVHYVADWQEAAAYTATVARDGDYVITLGCGNVYQIIPQVLDALAQTPASADDAASGRAE
- a CDS encoding UDP-N-acetylglucosamine--N-acetylmuramyl-(pentapeptide) pyrophosphoryl-undecaprenol N-acetylglucosamine transferase — protein: MTTYLLAGGGTAGHVNPLLAVADALRARNSGDRILVLGTREGLEARLVPERGYDLLLVDKVPFPRRPDRAAATFPLRFRGAIAQVRSHIREHGVDVVVGFGGYASAPAYVAARNARVPVVVHEANAKPGMANVLGARRAAAVGVAFEGTRLKGGRVVGMPLRREIVDLDRAALRAEAAAHFGLDPVRPTLLVFGGSLGAQRLNEAFSDAWRDVLDAGWQLVHVTGERSDLPDPGAAGYAVRRYVDRMDMAFALCDLIVSRAGAATVSEISALGIPAVYVPYAVGNGEQTLNAASAVCAGAAVLIPDGEFTADRIRAQIIPLLADAARRTAMTDAAASVGTRNGAENVVALIDEALARRP
- a CDS encoding FtsQ-type POTRA domain-containing protein, with amino-acid sequence MRRPTPLPPPVDGSTEIVHRTPARRPDAAPPTTAAETEADTPHVEPAEEERAIAPVIPLAAPTSMQRPAVIPTTVAAEDEPTSPDDGAPVRIRDVWAAARARRKALRAEIRRFTGRQRRKRALWLGGAASVVLLVLATLGAAYSPLFAVEHIRVVGAQQLDAPAVEAALSEQIGTPLPLVDESAVKAALVAFPLVESYTLEGRPPHELVVRIVERTPIGLIQTRAGFTLVDAAGVALSTSTTPAPGRPLVTVEGGTGTPAFEAIGKVMRSLPASILVQVTAVSASTPDDVTLTLGGSNAQVVWGSAEDSALKALVLETTMAARPPASVSVYDVSSPSAIVVR
- the murD gene encoding UDP-N-acetylmuramoyl-L-alanine--D-glutamate ligase, coding for MSTPRLDALTSWRADWKGLRVAVLGLSVTGFSVADTLAELGADVLVVSESADPEYERLLPVIGVRSWVGPLDGVPDELIAFAPEVVVASPGFAPRHAVIEWARASGIALWGDIELAWRVRDKVPRPDGSPAEWVLITGTNGKTTTTRLAATMMVEGGLRAAPVGNIGTPVLDAVRDPAGFDVLVVELSSHQLWYLGLQTGPDPVSPYASVCLNLADDHLEWHGSAEAYRDAKAHVYDHTRVACVYNKADAATRAMVEDAEVVEGARAIGFDLGVPGPSDLGVVDGILIDRAFLADRHTSALELTTVAELAADGLAAPHLVADILAAGALARSLDVSPAAIRESLRGFRLDPHRIEVVEVVEGVTWVDDSKATNPHAAASSLAAYPGAVWVVGGMLKGVDISELVTARGGGAKAAIVIGADRTAVVAAFSRHAPAVPLFEVDPDETEEIMAQVVELAAGIARAGDVVLLAPAAASFDQFSSYADRGRRFAAAVRERIGRGSGDDHDSQTDPAADPPSADRA
- a CDS encoding YggT family protein produces the protein MNIVGAIATILNSVLLLYVLVLLVRLVLDWIPFFNREWRPTGAGLVAAELVYTVTDPPIKLFRRFIPPLRVGGIGIDFGFTLTMLLCFVLLAVTRTLAG
- the ftsW gene encoding putative lipid II flippase FtsW is translated as MTTTTPRPTPQQTRPPQIEPDQPARRGLAARVSLGRVFAPVPSEFLLIASTALLLTGFGLVMVLSATSATATAAGDPPYEAAIKQAVFAVIGIPMMFIASRLPISFWKRAAWPALIGAVLFQLLVFVPGLGVEANGNRNWIMIAGIQFQPAEFLKLGLALWMGYVLFRKRTLLGLWRHVFIPVVPVGALVIATVLAGSDLGTAMILVLILLGALFFSGVKLRIFILPLIVSVGAVAALAVTSPDRMRRIMSFLDPDCLADYFNSCYQPLHGIWGLAGGGVFGLGLGNSKEKYDWLPAAANDYIFAIVGEELGLIGCAVVLALFALFAVGAFHVIRKTDDPFVRIVSGAITVWIVGQALINIGVVLRVFPVLGVPLPFMSQGGTSLVSVLLASGVLLSFARTLPAAEARRQAAIERAAARRQRAAAPARAR
- a CDS encoding YggS family pyridoxal phosphate-dependent enzyme, with translation MTLAERLAHVDAGIADAALAAGRDPGSITRIVVTKFHPVSLVQELYALGVRDVGENRQQEFSEKAQSVGELEGLRWHFIGQAQTNKARAIRAAASVVHSVDRAKIANALDSAGDDGDPALDVLLQVNLTDDAARGGVSPADLERLAEHVDGCRTLRLRGVMAVAPLGEEPARAFARLSGYADRVRAIVPAATWISAGMTADYADAIAAGATHLRIGSAITGPRPVHG
- the ftsZ gene encoding cell division protein FtsZ; protein product: MSQNQNYLAVIKVVGVGGGGVNAVNRMIDLGLRGVEFIAINTDAQALLMSDADVKLDVGRELTRGLGAGADPEVGRRAAEDHAEEIEEALRGADMVFVTAGEGGGTGTGGAPVVAKIAKSIGALTIGVVTKPFSFEGRRRQSQAETGVAKLKEEVDTLIVVPNDRLLEISDRGISMIEAFATADQVLLAGVQGITDLITTPGLINLDFADVKSVMQGAGSALMGIGSARGADRAIKAAELAVESPLLEASIEGAHGVLLSIQGGSNLGIFEINDAAQLVKEAAHPEANIIFGTVIDDTLGDEVRVTVIAAGFDNGQPTLRLDPVTSSRVLPPPVIPATPAVDAAKEPVRESEPVPVGAAVPDTSYDSAFGDDDLDIPDFLK
- a CDS encoding cell division protein SepF: MSNPLKKTMVYLGLADEEEVYDEPDPQPTGRKSVTALDKAAPVTPLHRPTVVRQVTPAAISEILTVHPKQYRDAQVIAENFREGIPVIINLSQMSDADARRLIDFASGLSLGLYGRIERVTSKVFLLSPENVAVSGDGAVAQADPESVPFAQ
- a CDS encoding DivIVA domain-containing protein, whose product is MALTPDDVVTKQFQHVRFKEGFDPDEVDDFLDEIVVEWRKSIAEADELRAKLAAYESGAEAPSAPVAVIEQAPAAPVAEVIEVGQGSTAPAAASAGIIELAQRLHDEHVAEGIAQRDKLIADAQAQAATIVSDAETKGREEIARLDKERSILENRITELRNFERDYRAQLRGYIEGKLRDLETTGTTSGSTPVSAIGL
- the lspA gene encoding signal peptidase II, which codes for MTGRAPLRKAAAGTIIALLAVLVLAADQFSKYLAIQNLPPQQAVEVLGDFLSFYLVRNPGAAFSLGEGVTWIFTIALAAVAAVIVWLAVTRVRSPWWAVVLGLLLGGVLGNLTDRTFREPGFAVGHVIDFINTPWMWFWTNPAIYNVADIFIVTMMIGVALLVLVGLHLDGTRDARKDDETLLGEGDEVPPGGGVVGFEGEEFPLADPDAGAPRAREPRRDADG